The window GCGTCGCGCCACAGCGTCAGCTCCGCCGGGCGGTCCAGGGACTCGCGGGGCACCGCCCCGGCCTGCACCTGCGCGACCAGGGCGCTGACGGCGCCGCACGTGAAGTTCGTGGACTGGCGGTAGTACGGCGGCTCCGCCTCAGCCGGACCCTCCCCCAGCCAGCGCACGTGACCGGCGGGCGGACGGTTCCCGTCCCGGCCCTCCCCGCCCTCCTCGCGCGGGGCCTCCAGCGGCGCGAAACCGGCGGCGGAGGCCTCCTCCGCGCCGACCGTCCACCCCTCCCACTTGACCTGTACGAGCCCCCGGCCCCGCGCGTGGGACAGGACCGCCGCCGCGGCGGCGGGCACGTCGCCGACGGCGTCGACGATCTTGGCGTAGGCGGTGCGCGGGCGCGCCGTCACCAGCGCGGCGGCGGCCCAGCCCTCCCCCGCCCCGTCGGGCACGGCCACGATCTCGGGCGCGTGGGCCGAGCGGTCGACCGCTCCCCAGCGTTCGAGCACCCGGTCGGGGGCGATACGCGCCAGGGGCGCGGGCACGGCGGCCGGGTCGAAGGGGACGACGACCGGGGCGGGCGCGTCGGGGCTGTGGGACGGCATTCGGCACTCCTGGTGCGGATCAGAGGGGATCGGCGGTTCACGCGCGGGAGCGGCGCAGCAGCCAGACGAGGTAGGGGGCGCCGACCAGGGCGATCATGAGCCCGGCCGGCAGCTGGGCCGGGGCCAGCAGCGTGCGGCCCAGGGTGTCGGCCACGCAGACCAGCAGCGCGCCCAGCAGCATCGCGACCGGAACGCTGCGCCCGTGGCGGGCGCCGACCAGCGCGCGGGCCAGGTGGGGCGCCACGAGCCCGACGAAGCCGACGACCCCGACCGCGACCACGCTGACGGCGGCCAGGACCGCGGCGACGGTGAGCAGCACCAGCCGCGTCCGCTCCACCCGCATGCCGAGGATGCGGGGCGTGTCCTCGTCCACGGCGATCAGGTCGAGGTGGCGGGCCAGGCCGAGCATCAGCGGCGCCGCCAGGACGAGCGCCACGGCGACCGGCACGACCTCCGGCAGGGTGCGCCCGTAGGTCGTGCCGGACAGCCACGTGAAGATGCGCGGGGTCTGCCAGGGGTCGGCGCGCAGGAGCAGGAACGTCGTGACCGCGCTCAGGCTGTATCCGCACCCGATGCCGATCAGCACGAACCGGTCCGGACGCAGCGCGCCCCTCCAGGCCAGCGCGGCGATCAGCGCGAACGTGGCCAGGCCCGTGAGGACCGACATGGTGACCAGCGACGGCAGGCCGCTGCCGGGGCTGGCGGTCACCACGATGACCGCCCCCAGCCCGGCTCCGGCGGTGATGCCCAGCAGACCCGGCTCCGCGAGCGGGTTGCGCACGGTGCTCTGGACGGCGCTCCCGGCCAGGCCCAGCGCCGCTCCGGCGAGTACGGCGGCGGCCACCCGGGGGAACCGTTCGTCCAGGGACCGGCCGATCAGGTCGGGTGCGCTCCCCTGGAGCCACAGGGCGATGTCGCCCGTGCGCAGCCACAGGCTGCCCGCGAGCAGGCCCACGAGCGCCGCCGAGACGAGCAGGGCCGCCGCGACCAGCAGGACGCCGAGGAAGCGCCGCCGCGTGCGCGGTCCGGTCCGCGCGCCCGGCGGTCGGCGCACCGGGCCCGCGTCGCGCAGGCGCAGGGCCAGGACCACGATGAGCAGGCCGCCGAGCACGGCCGTGGGCACCCCCGTGGGGATCGAGGCGGCGCCCTCGGCGCCGAGCAGCGCGCGCAGACCGGCGTCCGCGAGCAGGATCAGGAGGGCGCCGAGGAGCCCGGAGGCGGTCACGAGCAGCAGGTGCCTGCGCAGCGGCCGGATCCGTCCGGCGAGCAGGCGCGCCAGCACGGGCGCGCCCAGACCGACGAAGGCGATCGGACCGGCCAGCGTCACCGCCGCTCCGGTGAGGAGCACGGCGCACAGCACCGCGGCGGTCCGGGTCGAGCGCAGGGGCACGCCGAGCGAGGCCGCGGTGTCGTCGCCCAGGCCCAGCACGTCCAGCCTTCGGCTCAGCAGCAGCGCAGCGCCCAGCACGACCGCGATGAGCGGCATCGCGCGCAGGGACGCGTCGATGTTGAGCTGGGCCAGGGAGCCGCTCCCCCAGGCGAAGAGGCCGGTGGTGTTCTCCTTGAACAGGATCAGCAGCATCGCGGTCGCCGCGTCCAGGGCCATCGCGGTCGCCGAACCGGCCAGGATCAGCCGCGTCGTGGCCGTTCCGGCGGCGTTGCCCGCCAGTGCCAGCACGAGCGCGGCGGCCAGCAGCCCCCCGGTGAAGGACACCAGACCGGAGGCCCACAGCGGGACGGCGAACCCGAACGCGGCGACCAGGGTCAGGGCCAGGTAGGACCCCGCCGTGACCGCGAGCGTGTCGGGAGAGGCGAGCGCGTTGCGCGTGACCGACTGCAGCAGCGCCCCGGCGACGCCGAGGGCGAAGCCCACGGCCACACCGGCGAACAGGCGCGGAAGCCGCGATCCGGCCAGCACGTCGCCGACCGGAACCCCGTCGACGGCCTCCCGCTCCCCGGCCGCGTAGCGCACCAGGTCCCACCACCCCACGCCGGAGGTCCCCTGGGTGAGGTGCCACACGGCCACCGCGAGGATCGCGGCGACCAGTCCCGCGAGGACCGCCGCCCCGGCGGCGCCGCCGCGCGCGCCGACGCGCGGTGGCGGGGACCGCCGGGGCGGGGCCTGAAGCGAACCGCTCATTCCTGGGTGATCGCGTCGGCGAAGGCGTCGACCGCCTGCGCGGTCGAGCGCGGGCCGCCCGCGCCCCAGATCCGCGGGGGGAAGGCGTGGGCCCGGTTCTCCTCCACGGCCGGGAGGGAGTTCCAGATCGGGTTCTCCTCCAGCGCCTCCACGTAGCCGCCGACGCCCTCGTCGTTGGCGTAGAAGAGGTTGGCCCCGCCCACGGCGGTGAGTCCCTCGACGTCGGTCTGCGCCAGGCCGTAGGAGGGGTTGACGCCGCCGTCCCCGTAGGCCTCGTTGATCTCGTCGGTCCAGACCGGGGTCATCCCGAGCTCCTCGCCGAGGGCGGTGAACAACGCGCCCTCGCCGTAGGGCCGGATGGTGAGGTTGCCGCCCTGGAGCCACCCGTCGAAGTACAGGAAGTCCTTCGTGGGCAGGTCGGCGGAGGCCACCCGCTCCTTGGCCTCGGCGAGGTGGGCGTCGAACTCCCCGATCACCTGCTCGGCCCGCTCGGTGCGCCCCGTGGCCTCACCGATCATCTGGAAGACGCTCCGCATGTTCCCGACGGGGTCGGCCGGGTCGGCGCCCAGCGTGACGAGGACGGGCACCCCGCGCTCCTCCAGCTGCGCGATGATCTCGTCGTCGGCGCTGAAGGCCTCCACGATGACCAGGTCGGGGTTCTGCGCGTACAGGGTGTCGAGGTCGGGCTCCTCGCGGTTGCCGATGTCGGTCACGCCCTCGGGCAGCTCCTCCGCGCTCACCCAGGTGCTGTAGCCCTCGGTGTCGGAGACCGCCACGGGGGTGACGCACAGGGTGAGCGCGTCCTCGACCTGCTGCCACTCCAGGACGGCGATGCGCTCGGCGGGCTGGTCGAGCTCCACCTGTCGGCCGACACCGTCGGTCAGCGACACCGGGCCCGTGGAGGTGGTCGTGGTGTCCTCGGCGCAGCTCTGGGAGGCGGGCGCGGCGACGCCGCCGGTCTCGGGCTCCTCGACGCTGGTGGTGCCGCATCCTGTCACGGCGAGGGCGAGGGCGGCGCAGGCCGCGGTCGCGAGATGGGGGAGACGGGTCATGGGTGGTTCTCTCTGTTCTGTTCCGCGGTGTTCGGGTGGTCCGCGTCCGCGGACCGGGGACGGGCCGCGTGGCGGCCCACGGGGTCGATGCGCAGGCGGCCGGTCCGGGGGTCGTGGGCCACCTCGACCCGGATGCCGTAGACCTCGCTGAGGTTGCGGCTGGTGAGGACCTCGGCCGGGTCGCCCGCGGAGTGGACGCGTCCGGCGCTGAGCAGCAGCAGCGTGTCCGCGACGCGCGCGGCGTGGTCGAGGTCGTGCAGCACGACGCCGACGGCGACCCCGTGGTCCTCGGCGAGGTCGCGGATCAGGTCGAGGGTCTCGACCTGGTAGCGCAGGTCCAGGTGGTTGGTGGGCTCGTCCAGCAGTACGACGCCGGTGTCCTGGGCCAGGCAGGTGGCGAGCCACACGCGCTGCATCTCTCCGCCGGAGAGCTGTCCGGCCGCCCGGTCGGCCATGTCCCGCACCCCGGTGGCCTCCATGGCGTGCTCGACGGCGCGCCGGTCCTGGTCGGAGAGCCCCGCGAGGCCGCGCCGGTAGGGGTGGCGTCCGAACGCGACGACGTCCCTGACCGCTAGGCCCTCCGGCGTGGGCCGGGCCTGGGCGAACAGGGTGACCTCCCGGGCGAACCGGCGTGCACTGAGCAGGGAAGCCGGGCGCCCGGGCTCCCCGTCCCCGCCGCCGAGCGTGACCTGCCCCTCGTCGATGCGGTGCAGTCGGGCGAGCGAGCGCAGGAGCGTGGACTTGCCGCTGCCGTTGGGCCCCACCAGGGCGGTCACGCGCCCGGCCTCCAGGGACAGCGAGGCGCCGTGGACGACCGTGGAACTGCCGTAGCTCAGGACCAGCCGGTCCCCGCTCAGGGCGTGCGCCCGCGTCACGGCGCTGGGCACGCCGGGCGTGCCGGGAGCGCGGCGGCCGTGGCGGAGGACGGACGCGGCACGGCGCGGACGGAGCCGCGGACGGCGTGCGCGCACTGCCCGACCAGCGGATACGGCCGGACACGGGCACGGGCGCCCGAACGGGAGATTAGGTTAGCCTTCACTCACTCAGAATAGATTCGGCCGCTCCGTGGCTGCAATCAGGACTTCCGGACACCGGATACGGAATTCCGGTCAACGGCCGCCCGGGAAGGGCCGAAGTACGTCCCCGGGGTGGTGCCCATCACGCGCCGGAAGGCGTCGATGAAGGTGCTGGTCTGGGCGTATCCGAGGAGTTCGGCGGCGTCCTGCACCTCGCGCCCCTCGCCGAGCAGCAGGAGCGCCCGGTGGATGCGCAGTGACTGCCGCCACTGCGCGAACGAGAGCCCGGTGGCGGTGCGGAAGGCGCGGCTGATCGTGCGGGGGCTCACGCCCAGGTCGCGCGCCCACTCCTCCAGGGAGCGGTCGTCGGCGGGGTCGCGCAGCAGGGCGTCGGCGATCACGTCGGCCCGGGCCTCGCCGGGCAGGCGCAGCGCGAGCTGGGGCAGCGACGGCTCCAGCACGTCGAACACCACCGCCTCCGCGCGCGAGCGCGCCCCGGCGTCCAGGTCGGTGCGGGCCAGGCGCATCAGCAGTGACTCCAGCACCGGGGTCATCGCGATGGCCGTGGGGCCCTCGAAGGCGACCGGCGTGCGGTCCGGGGCGAAGAAGGCGGTGTGGAGTTCGGCCCTGGCCGTCAGTCGGCCGGCGTGCACCTCCCCGGCGGGCACCCACAGCCCGCACCCCTCGGAGACGGTGAAGACGCGGTCGCCGACGCGGGCGGTCAGCGCCCCGCAGCGCACCCACACCAGTTCGTGCGCGGGGTGCGCGTGCGGCTCCCACTCCGTGGGGGCGCCCGGCGCGTGGGACTCCGCGATGATCACGAAGGGCGCCGCGGCCCCCTCCGGAAGCGGGGCGGCCCGCCGCACCAGGGTGCTCGGCTCGCGCCGCCAGGTCCCCAGACCCGCACCCTCCCCGGAGGGCGCGGCCGTCCCGGGCGGTGCGCTGCCGGTACGCTCCGGAAGCGGAGATATGGGCGACATGTCCTTATTGTCGCAGTCGGCGCCGGGTACGGCGTCCCGGCGTGGCACCCGTGGACGCGGCCCGCACACGGAACGCGGGGGACACCGACCCGCACGGACGGCCCCGGGCCCCGGCCCCTCCCCGCCCGGTGACCCGTCAGCAGTGTTTACCCTCACACGGACACGCGCCGCGGCCTGCGATAGTGTGGAACGTCGTCGTCGCGCCGCCCGCGGTGGGACCCGGGAACCGCTCTTCTCCCTCGTCCCCCGCCGTGAGTGCCCGTCGGCGACCGGGCAGGGCTGCGTTCGACGCTCCGCCCCACTCCATGCCGCGCCTGCCGCGCTGGCCGTGAGACCGGGCGGTCGTTCCCGGCGGCCGCCACGCGCGCACAGCGCATGGGGCTTCAGATACCGGCTGCGGCGCGTCCCGGCCGGTGCTTCCATTCGAGGGGCTTCCTCTACTCCATGTTCTCCACTCTGCGCTCACGCGCGTCCGCGCGAGGCAGACGTTCCGATCCCTGGGTCATGAGCGTGTCCGGCGCCCTGATGACCGCCTTCGTCCTCGCCGCCCTGGTCGCCCCCCGCGCCATGGGCTCCGCCGTGGACGCGGCCTTCACCTGGTCCGCGCGCTGGTTCGGCGCCTACTGGCAGCTGCTGATGCTGGCCACCTTCGTCGTCATGACCGTCCTGGCCTTCTCCCGCTACGGGCGGGTCCGCATGGGCGGCACCGACAAACCCGAGTTCAAGCGGTTCACCTGGATCGCGATGGTCGTCACCACCCTGCTGGCCGCCGGAGGGGTGTTCTGGGCGGCGGCCGAACCCATCGCCCACTACGCCTCCCCGCCGCCGCAGTACGCCGACCAGGTCGACGGCGGAGCCGAGGGCGCGGCGGTGGCGCTGGCGCAGAGCTTCGTGCACTGGGGCTTCATCGGCTGGGCCGTCGGCGGCGCGCTGGCCACCCTGGTCATGATGCGCGGTGTCGAGAAGGGCATGCCGCTGCGCCCGCGCACCCTGCTGTGGCCGCTCCTGGGCGAGCGGGTGCGCACGCACTGGATCGGCGCGGTCGCCGACATCAGCTGCGTGCTCGCCGTGGTGGCCGGGACCGTGGGGCCGATCGGCTTCCTCGGGCTCCAGATCTCCTACATCTGCAGCGAGCTGTTCGGGCTGCCCGACACCTACGCCGTCCAGGCGCTGATCATCCTGGGCCTGACCGCGGTGGCCGCGGTGTCGGTGCTGAGCGGGATCCACAAGGGCATCCAGCTGCTGAGCCGGGCCAACGTCTGGGTGGCCCTGGCGCTCATCGCCGTCATCGTCGGCATGGCGTCGCTGCCCTTCGTCGTCAACCTGTTCCTGCAGGCGAGCGCCGTGCACGCCCGGGAGTTCCTCCCGATGGCGCTGTACCGGGGCGACGAGCAGTGGCTCGGGTACTGGACGCTGTTCTTCTTCGGCTGGTTCCTGGGCTTCGGGCCCATGATGGCGGTCTTCTTCGCCCGCATCTCACGGGGCCGCACCGTGCGCGACATCTACGTCGGGGCGACGGTGGTGCCCTCGGTGGTGACCATGCTCTGGTTCACCGCGCTGGGCGGCACCGGCATCTGGCTGGAGCAGCGCGAGCCCGGCACGATCACGGGCCCCTACGCCGAGGACGGGCTGCCCGCGGCGGCGCTGGCCATCCTGGAGGCGCTGCCGCTGACCGGAGCGCTGGGCGTGCTGATGGTGGTCGTGGCGCTGATCTTCCTGGCGTCCACGCTCGACTCCATGTCCTACACCATCGCGGTCTCCAGCATGCACGAGGGAGAACCCTCGGGCCTGGTCCGCGCGTTCTGGTGCGTGGGGATGGGGCTGGCCGCCGTCGCACTGCTGCTGGTGGGGGACGGCGGGATCCAGGCGTTGCAGTCCTTCATCGTGGTGACCGCGGTGCCCGTCGGCCTGCTCATGCTGCCGACGCTGTGGACCACGCACCCGCTGCTGCGCGACATGGCGGTAGAGCAGGGCATCGTCGCCCCGCGCCCGTCACGGGACGGGGACGGCGACCACGCGCCGCGGGCCGGGGAGCCGGTCGGCCAGGCCTCCCCGTAGGAACCGCGCCGCGCCCGCAGGACCCGAGGCGGGTTCCGGGCGCGGCGCGGCCCGGGCCGTGGACGTCCCCCGGGGGTTCCAGGGGGCCGCCACGGCCCGGGCCGGGTGCGGACCTACTGCTGGCCGTCCCGGCCGGAGGCGGTGTCCGCGTCCCCCTTGGCGGCCAGCAGCGAGGCGTGGGTGGGCGCGTCGGGCACGTGCGCGGGCCGCCCGGCGGCGAACTCCTTGCGCAGCACCGGCACGACCTCCTCGCCGAGCAGGTCCAGCTGCTCCAGGACCGTCTTGAGCGGCAGGCCCGCGTGGTCCATGAGGAAGAGCTGGCGCTGGTAGTCGCCGAAGGAGTCGCGGAAGGTCAGCGTGCGGTCGATGACCTCCTGCGGGCTGCCGACGGTCAGCGGGGTCTCGCGGGTGAACTCCTCCAGGGAGGGGCCGCCGCCGTAGACCGGCGCGTTGTCGAAGTAGGGGCGGAACTCCCTCACCGCGTCCTGGGAGTTCTTGCGCATGAACACCTGTCCGCCCAGGCCGACGACGGCCTGTTCGGCCCTGCCGTGGCCGTAGTGCTCGAAGCGGCGGCGGTAGAGCGAGATGAGCTTCTTGGTGTGCGTGGCGGGCCAGAAGATGTTGTTGTGGAAGAAGCCGTCACCGTAGAAGGCGGCCTGCTCGGCGATCTCGGGGCTGCGGATGGAGCCGTGCCAGACGAAGGGGGGCACCCCGTCCAGGGGGCGGGGGGTGGAGGTGAAGCCCTGCAGGGGGGTGCGGAACTTGCCCTCCCAGTCCACCACGTCCTCGCGCCAGAGCCGGTGCAGCAGGTTGTAGTTCTCCAGCGCCAGCGGGATGCCCTGGCGGATGTCCTGGCCGAACCAGGGGTAGACGGGGCCGGTGTTGCCGCGGCCCATCATCAGGTCCACCCGGCCGTCGGCCAGGTGCTGGAGCATGGCGAAGTCCTCGGCGATCTTGACCGGGTCGTTGGTGGTGATCAGCGTGGTGGAGGTGGACAGGATGAGCCTGTCCGTTCGGGCCGCGATGTAGCCGAGCATCGTGGTCGGTGAGGAGGCCACGAAGGGCGGGTTGTGGTGCTCGCCGGTGGCGAAGACGTCCAGGCCGACCTCCTCGGCCTTGAGCGCGATGGTCACCATCGCCTTGACGCGCTCGGCCTCGGTCGGCGTACGGCCGGTGGTGGGGTCGGTGGTCACGTCGCTCACCGAGAAGATTCCGAACTGCATGGCCCGCTCCCCTAGGTATCTTCCAAAGAAGTAGTTTCCGATTAAACTATCATGCGGAACGCCTCGCGGCAGCCCCGCATTCCCCCGCGCACGCTGCCCGGTGGGCCCGCGTTCATCCACAGGCACGCTCCGTACCCACCGAATGTCACTCTCCCCTGGTATCCCTGGAAAAGCCGACAACGGCACGGTCACCGGGCGTCACGGCGACCGGAACGGCTGAACACGTGAAGGAGGAGGGCGCACACCCCCGGCCCGCGCGCCCGCAGCCCCATGGCCACCACCCTCGATCCCCGACGCCGCCTTCCCCACCAGGACCGAGACCGGACCGACCGCGACCCCGTGGTGCTCGCCGACGCGCTCGGCGACGTCATGACCGCCCTCACCGACGTGGACCCCGACCTGCTGGTCGTCACCGACCCCAGAGCCTGAGCTCCGGACGCACGGCCGCGAAGGACCCTCGCGCCGGGGCGGTTCCCGTCTGGTGGGACCGCCCCGGCGGCCACCGGCGTGCACCGCTCCCGCCCGGCGGCGACCCGCTCAGGCGTGGACCACGCCCTCGGGGTGCTCGGGCAGGAAGGAGCGCACCAGCTCGATCGGACCGACGAGGTGGGCGTTGAACGCGGCCAGCTCCCCGGCGGGCACCCACAGCTCCAGGATCGTGCGCCCACCGGCCTGCCGCACCGGATAGCGGGAGGCGAAGTCCGCGTCCACGCGAAAGCGTGTGACGTGCCCCTCGCCGTCGCGTGGCAGGTTCCACTCGCGGGCGATGCGCACCGCGTAGTCCTCGTTGAGCACGGGGTAGAAGATCGGCTGCTCAGGCAGGCGCGGCGGCCACTCCCGCCAGCCCGAATCCCCCACCAGGGCGAGTTCCGCGGGCCCGGTGGGCCGCCACAGGGTGAGGGTCGCGGGCATGGGAACCGCCTCCTTGGGTAGAGCGTGGTCAGGAGCTTAGGAAGAGCGGGGACAGTCCGCACCCGCTTTTTACCGGACGATCCGAAAATCGGTCCGTCCAGCGGGAACACCTCCTACAGACGAAGCGTTCTTACAGGTGAAGCGCCCCAGACCGAACCCCGATCCCCACCACCCGCACCCAACCCGCAGGTCCTGTGAGGCGCACACCACAATCCATGCGCGGATGTCAGCGCTCGTGTCGGCAATGGGGGTTTCCGGCACGTACTCAGCCGCTACATCCGCCTTCCCAGCGGCCAGACCGCACTCAGTGCACCCTGGCCGCGCCCGCTGTGGCCCGCGTTGGGGGACGCGGGCCACAGCCATGTCCGGGGGCTTTCACCCCCTCCCCCGCCAGGCCCGTGATCCTCCTCCGCCCCGACGGGCTTCGGCACCCCACGGTCACCAGAAATGACACAGTGGGATGGACACACGCATTCCGCCCCCTCCCGGCTCCCGGACGTCCCCACGCGCCGGGCCGCACCGGTCCCTTCCCCTTCCTCCCGGTACGGGCGGCCGCCGAAGGCGTGCCCGTCCCACGAGCGCGCGAGGGACCACGACCGCGGCGGCGGCGGGACCCCGGACCGGTCCGCGAGGGGCACACGGCGAAGGAGCCCTCCTTGAACAGACCGAACGAGTTCCCCCGGGGCCGACCGGTGGTGCTGCGCGGCGGCACGGTGCTGCCCATGGATGACGCGCGCACGGTCCTGCCCGACACCGACGTCCTGGTCGTCGACGACCGCGTGGCCTCCGTGGGACCGCGCCTGCCGGTACCCGAGGGCACCACGGAGATCGACGCCTCCAGCGGCCTGGTCATGCCCGGCATGATCGACACCCACCGCCACATGTGGCAGACCGCCATGCGCGGCTACGGGGCCGACTGGACCCTCGCCCAGTACTTCGTCTGGTACTACCTCGAACACGGCACGCGGTTCCGCCCCGTCGACGTGCACGCGGGCAACACGCTCGCCGCCGTCGAGGCCCTGGAGGCCGGGGTCACCACCGTCGTGGACTGGTCGCACGGCCTCCAGACCCCCGAACACGCCGACGCGGCCGCCGACGCGCTGCTCTCGGTCCCCGGCCGCCACGTCCTGGCCTACGGCAACATCCAGCGGGCGCCCGCCGAGTGGGCCACCAGCCCCGATCTGCGCGCCTTCGTCGAACGCCACCGGGGCGACGACATGCTGGGCCTCCAGATCGCCTTCGACGTCACCGGCGACCCGGAGTTCCCCGAGAGGCCTGCCTTCGAGGCCGCCCGCGACCTGGGGTTGGCCGTCACCACCCACGCCGGGGTGTGGGGCGCCACCGGTGACGACGGCGTCCGGCTCATGCACGAGCACGGCTTCATGGGGCCCGAGACGGTGTACGTGCACGCCGCTTCCCTGTCCGCGGACTCCTACCAGCGCATCGCCGCCACCGGCGGGTCGGTGTCGGTCTCCACCGAGAGCGAGCAGAGCGCCGGCCAGGGATACCCGCCCACGTGGGCGATGCGCGCCCACGGCATACCGGTGTCGCTGTCGGTGGACAGCAGCGTGTG is drawn from Nocardiopsis dassonvillei subsp. dassonvillei DSM 43111 and contains these coding sequences:
- a CDS encoding peptidase C39 family protein, encoding MPSHSPDAPAPVVVPFDPAAVPAPLARIAPDRVLERWGAVDRSAHAPEIVAVPDGAGEGWAAAALVTARPRTAYAKIVDAVGDVPAAAAAVLSHARGRGLVQVKWEGWTVGAEEASAAGFAPLEAPREEGGEGRDGNRPPAGHVRWLGEGPAEAEPPYYRQSTNFTCGAVSALVAQVQAGAVPRESLDRPAELTLWRDATNFPACEPVGLGVAVRRAWPSSPVTVFLDVDRPVMLGSYAGDEREWRAVLQRASREDAARAGVPVDPRRLSTADIREAIGRGERVLLLVSLAAMQGFDVPHWVLCHGAVPDALVVEDPWTNGATGDTWVDAHLLPVSDAALDAMSSLEGDGYRGAVGIAGPEGGAGTVGPEGGAGTVGPEGGVGTVVPEGEEPLLRP
- a CDS encoding iron ABC transporter permease, producing the protein MSGSLQAPPRRSPPPRVGARGGAAGAAVLAGLVAAILAVAVWHLTQGTSGVGWWDLVRYAAGEREAVDGVPVGDVLAGSRLPRLFAGVAVGFALGVAGALLQSVTRNALASPDTLAVTAGSYLALTLVAAFGFAVPLWASGLVSFTGGLLAAALVLALAGNAAGTATTRLILAGSATAMALDAATAMLLILFKENTTGLFAWGSGSLAQLNIDASLRAMPLIAVVLGAALLLSRRLDVLGLGDDTAASLGVPLRSTRTAAVLCAVLLTGAAVTLAGPIAFVGLGAPVLARLLAGRIRPLRRHLLLVTASGLLGALLILLADAGLRALLGAEGAASIPTGVPTAVLGGLLIVVLALRLRDAGPVRRPPGARTGPRTRRRFLGVLLVAAALLVSAALVGLLAGSLWLRTGDIALWLQGSAPDLIGRSLDERFPRVAAAVLAGAALGLAGSAVQSTVRNPLAEPGLLGITAGAGLGAVIVVTASPGSGLPSLVTMSVLTGLATFALIAALAWRGALRPDRFVLIGIGCGYSLSAVTTFLLLRADPWQTPRIFTWLSGTTYGRTLPEVVPVAVALVLAAPLMLGLARHLDLIAVDEDTPRILGMRVERTRLVLLTVAAVLAAVSVVAVGVVGFVGLVAPHLARALVGARHGRSVPVAMLLGALLVCVADTLGRTLLAPAQLPAGLMIALVGAPYLVWLLRRSRA
- a CDS encoding iron-siderophore ABC transporter substrate-binding protein, translating into MTRLPHLATAACAALALAVTGCGTTSVEEPETGGVAAPASQSCAEDTTTTSTGPVSLTDGVGRQVELDQPAERIAVLEWQQVEDALTLCVTPVAVSDTEGYSTWVSAEELPEGVTDIGNREEPDLDTLYAQNPDLVIVEAFSADDEIIAQLEERGVPVLVTLGADPADPVGNMRSVFQMIGEATGRTERAEQVIGEFDAHLAEAKERVASADLPTKDFLYFDGWLQGGNLTIRPYGEGALFTALGEELGMTPVWTDEINEAYGDGGVNPSYGLAQTDVEGLTAVGGANLFYANDEGVGGYVEALEENPIWNSLPAVEENRAHAFPPRIWGAGGPRSTAQAVDAFADAITQE
- a CDS encoding ABC transporter ATP-binding protein; the protein is MPSAVTRAHALSGDRLVLSYGSSTVVHGASLSLEAGRVTALVGPNGSGKSTLLRSLARLHRIDEGQVTLGGGDGEPGRPASLLSARRFAREVTLFAQARPTPEGLAVRDVVAFGRHPYRRGLAGLSDQDRRAVEHAMEATGVRDMADRAAGQLSGGEMQRVWLATCLAQDTGVVLLDEPTNHLDLRYQVETLDLIRDLAEDHGVAVGVVLHDLDHAARVADTLLLLSAGRVHSAGDPAEVLTSRNLSEVYGIRVEVAHDPRTGRLRIDPVGRHAARPRSADADHPNTAEQNRENHP
- a CDS encoding helix-turn-helix domain-containing protein; translation: MSPISPLPERTGSAPPGTAAPSGEGAGLGTWRREPSTLVRRAAPLPEGAAAPFVIIAESHAPGAPTEWEPHAHPAHELVWVRCGALTARVGDRVFTVSEGCGLWVPAGEVHAGRLTARAELHTAFFAPDRTPVAFEGPTAIAMTPVLESLLMRLARTDLDAGARSRAEAVVFDVLEPSLPQLALRLPGEARADVIADALLRDPADDRSLEEWARDLGVSPRTISRAFRTATGLSFAQWRQSLRIHRALLLLGEGREVQDAAELLGYAQTSTFIDAFRRVMGTTPGTYFGPSRAAVDRNSVSGVRKS
- a CDS encoding BCCT family transporter, which produces MSVSGALMTAFVLAALVAPRAMGSAVDAAFTWSARWFGAYWQLLMLATFVVMTVLAFSRYGRVRMGGTDKPEFKRFTWIAMVVTTLLAAGGVFWAAAEPIAHYASPPPQYADQVDGGAEGAAVALAQSFVHWGFIGWAVGGALATLVMMRGVEKGMPLRPRTLLWPLLGERVRTHWIGAVADISCVLAVVAGTVGPIGFLGLQISYICSELFGLPDTYAVQALIILGLTAVAAVSVLSGIHKGIQLLSRANVWVALALIAVIVGMASLPFVVNLFLQASAVHAREFLPMALYRGDEQWLGYWTLFFFGWFLGFGPMMAVFFARISRGRTVRDIYVGATVVPSVVTMLWFTALGGTGIWLEQREPGTITGPYAEDGLPAAALAILEALPLTGALGVLMVVVALIFLASTLDSMSYTIAVSSMHEGEPSGLVRAFWCVGMGLAAVALLLVGDGGIQALQSFIVVTAVPVGLLMLPTLWTTHPLLRDMAVEQGIVAPRPSRDGDGDHAPRAGEPVGQASP
- a CDS encoding LLM class flavin-dependent oxidoreductase, translated to MQFGIFSVSDVTTDPTTGRTPTEAERVKAMVTIALKAEEVGLDVFATGEHHNPPFVASSPTTMLGYIAARTDRLILSTSTTLITTNDPVKIAEDFAMLQHLADGRVDLMMGRGNTGPVYPWFGQDIRQGIPLALENYNLLHRLWREDVVDWEGKFRTPLQGFTSTPRPLDGVPPFVWHGSIRSPEIAEQAAFYGDGFFHNNIFWPATHTKKLISLYRRRFEHYGHGRAEQAVVGLGGQVFMRKNSQDAVREFRPYFDNAPVYGGGPSLEEFTRETPLTVGSPQEVIDRTLTFRDSFGDYQRQLFLMDHAGLPLKTVLEQLDLLGEEVVPVLRKEFAAGRPAHVPDAPTHASLLAAKGDADTASGRDGQQ
- a CDS encoding amidohydrolase family protein, with the protein product MNRPNEFPRGRPVVLRGGTVLPMDDARTVLPDTDVLVVDDRVASVGPRLPVPEGTTEIDASSGLVMPGMIDTHRHMWQTAMRGYGADWTLAQYFVWYYLEHGTRFRPVDVHAGNTLAAVEALEAGVTTVVDWSHGLQTPEHADAAADALLSVPGRHVLAYGNIQRAPAEWATSPDLRAFVERHRGDDMLGLQIAFDVTGDPEFPERPAFEAARDLGLAVTTHAGVWGATGDDGVRLMHEHGFMGPETVYVHAASLSADSYQRIAATGGSVSVSTESEQSAGQGYPPTWAMRAHGIPVSLSVDSSVWQSGDLFSAMRATLGADRAREHQEAHGRSDTVTHSALRADQVVEWATRGGAAALGRDDLGRIAPGAKADLVLIRNDDSPVSFPLLNPYGHIALQAQRADVHTVLVDGRVVKHEHRLVGVDPAAVRRGVEATVEHLRASVGEEAWIEGMNPDIPASKVLDNPYTYTDYRDSGTRGR